TAATAAGAACATACAGCCCAACCCCTGCCTCTGTCTTCTCAATGATGACTCACAGCTATCCCTCACTCTCACTCAGTGTAGACTGCTCCTTGTAGGACtcactgcagcaaaaaaaaCTATACTAAGATTCTGGTTCTACCCTAATCTATTATGGATATTAAGGATTATGGGAGTATTGGgagtaactccaatcagccctCTCAATGTCGTCTTCTTCTTGTATTTGGAGAATGTCTCCAGGGCGATCTCTGTGCAGTCCAGCATGCCTCTAACGTTAGCGTAATATCTCTCAAAATTGAGGGGGACAGTGGACTTGACCTTTTCCCTGCTAATCCAGATGAACCAGTGAGGACAGCATGATGAAAGATAATTGGCCCAATGATGATAAGTTTGCTGACAATGCTCACCTTAAACATGTCAGCAATGAGCTGCTCCTTCACGCCAACAGCAACCCGCATGGAGTACATTAGAAACTGGTCTATTAATGGCATGCTAGTAGGTGGGCTGGGTTCTGGGCCGGTTTCCTCACCTGCCCTCTTCGCTTTGGTCCAGCACACCAGTCAAGAGGCAGATAGTATGATAGACTCCCAAAAAATCCAAAAGACACTCTCAGATTTGGTCATCTGATGCACAGTAGAGGCTGAAGAGGACAGGAGATGTTACTTTTTCCAACCCAGCTTCCAGGTTCACAGCCTTAGCCGCCGTATCACTACCTTCCCCAGTCgaaggggaaacaaactgaTGTTTATATATAACTTTCATTCCCCGACTCCCTTTTAGGTGGTGCAGTAAAATTGTTCCAAGTAAAAAGGTTTGGGACAACACCACTTTTTAGGCGACTGACGGTGCAGCACTGAATAAAATCTTCAGGGGTGAAATGTCTACTGCAGACAAAAGTGCTGCCTTTTCTTACGCTAAATTCGGCCCTTCCTCTCTTCTGATCACTTGTATCCATTTCTTCCTCATGGTTGTGTCAACTGGGAATGAATGAAACGACAGGTAGGGCTGTTTTTGAGTACAGCAAGAGCAGCCTGGGACACTGTAAAAACTTCGATTTTTAGACTCTGCAATTTTTCATATATGCCGCTATGATAACAGGAAACTGCACTGCAAGTCACTGTTGAGTTCGGGTAGAGAAATACGAAAGTAAGAGAAAGGTCCATTGGGCGGTCTGTAGACAGGTCCTTGCAGGTACGcagccaataaggattgtgttacgaggtgacctcatcatgtcacagaagtaagggctggaattgcAATACAAGGCATTTTAGGCAGATTCGAGaagagtggtttctgtggtAAGAGTTACTCTCTTTTGCTTGTATCTTGGGCCGTAATACATTATAGACtgtttacatgcacataaagccatataacacactaatagaaagggaaaagcacaATATGTCCCATTTATTCCAAAATCCAATTTATTATTGCAGGGATATTTTCAGTTGATTTTGACCAGAAAGAATGTGATATCTTTCTTTTCACTTTTGATATATCGTATTAAGTAAGCAGTAAGGACTGCTGTCAGCTGGGAcaagctgctgtgttttactgcTGAGTGAAAAGTGGATGGTCCTGATTTTGTGTGTTACATCACACTGTGAGAgggtcactgattggtgggctctgaAAAATCAGTGTGACCTGGAcaccacaaaccatttacatttaatttttaattatttaaaaaatatttattcaatcaaaatatttaaatcaaaacaaagcccaatatacataaaatatctGTTTAAGAACTAATATGCAATGTAATAAGATTCAATTatactttcactaattaataaaccaatgttaaacattGACCAGCAGATGGCAGTAAAGCACTTGTGAAGAAGAGCCCATCAGCGGCACAAAGTACTGTCTGTACAGGTTCCCAGCAGACAATCCAACACTGCAGATCAACCTCTCTGTGTTTAACTGACTCTCATGGTGTGACTGTACAGACTGAGCAGGGCCACGTGAGAGAGGCCTCACTACAGTTAgcataaccatttattttacagctcgtctgtctcattctgctctACAAAGGTCACCCCCCTGCCAGCTTCCCCTGACACAGAGAGATTCATGCACAAATAAATGGCTACagcataaactgaaacaataatgatatataaaaaggcatttcatacGAACACAGCATAGCCTTGCTGAGAAAGCCTTGcagtttgtgcatttatttactctAATAGCAAGTGTATGTTTATCATAGTAACAGTattaataagcctgtatatttaatcagaattccctaagacccctGTTTTTTATTGGCCCCTCCCTCTGCTTCTCTCTGATTGGATCCCCTCTTTCTACAGGAGCTCCAGTGCAGCTCAGTGGCGATGATGGTGCAAATCAGATACAACACACCAgtcccagctttcagtgcagcATCCAGAACCTGCTCCCACCTGTCAGACATATAATAcatcagtgtgtctgtcagtcacaCGTATCACATTGAAACCTGAAGAACAATGCAGTGAATCTACTCTGACAGAATTATAAccatcaacagcagcaccagtaAGCCCAGTCCTACATACAGAGCCAGCTGGACCAAATAAGAGGGTGGATCTGAACAGTAAAATCTTCTGTGCTTTATAGCTACATATAAGAGCCACATTTGAATTACTTCACAGGCTACACATGAGGAACAGGTGACATTAACAAAGAACTTGAAAATAGCTAGAGAAATTGAACTGCCCGTTTTATTATGATAATTACATAACGCACTATATTGTTCTGTAAAATTCAAACAGGCCTGCAGTCAGTCCCCatagcacagggcacaaggcaggggctCACTGTGGAAGGGATGCCATCTTATGTATTTTAcaaggaaaataaaatttaaattcatGAATAAGTTAAAATCAAAAATCCAATATTTCTTCTCATAAATAAAGGGAAGTTAAATGCTCAGGTAAATGCCGCTAGCTGGACccccacactactgtaaatgctgttagatgcttacctcagtttatcattattccctcctTCTTCATCATGGGCCAAAATAAGTAGAGTAGTGGAAACAGGAGAAAAGattgttaattaaaaatatgtCATAAAGATCTTTCAGTCCATTCAAACAGACACGTAGAACTACAGCTACCCAcctgtggagaacatgcaaactccacacactcacAGCAGAAGCAAGATTCAAACCCCTAAATatagaggtgtgaagcaacagcgCCATCTACTGGACCACCGTGCCACCAGAATAGAAAGCTTCATACAGTAAGGGGTAAGGGAATTGAGGACAGACAGACCTCCCCACACACAGATTATCCCACAAAAAACACAGAGCCCCTTCATGGATGAAACTGGTTCATTTGGTATTTGAAATTTTGTACTGAAGAAAAAACGATTTGCAGCCAGATTTTAATTACTTACGTTCAGTGCTGGTTGTGGTTGGAGTTGTCTGACTGACAGTAATATGGACTGGGATCTGCCAGATTCCAGCAGCACACCAATACcagcctgtgtccttcctctcCAGTCCCCTCATTGTCACACTGAAGACTCCATTTACTGTGTCATCCCTGATCAGGACAGGCCTCCCATCCAAACTCACAGATCTATCTGATGCACAGGAGCCCCCGATCTTACACAACATCCTCTGACTATAATCATATTTATAGCGACACTGAACACTGATACTGTCTCCTTCCACACCCCTCACCACCTGTTTGTCCACTGAGAGCCATGGGGAACCTGAGCACACAAACATTGTGATTTTTACAcagttcaaaataaaatatactatACATAAACACGTTACACATGTAACAAATGTAAAAATTGTAATCTCttctataatttttttaaatattgaaaaaaaaatcctaaatatttttattctttctGTGTTTGCGTCCTTCCTTTCTGgctgaatgacatgttacaaactgtgcatctcattggctacagtctgcagtacagacatcttaccatcAATGACTGACAGGTGAACCTGATCTCCAACATCTGAACCTCcactgatctccacaccacaccagtagtaaccagagtccccagttgtcagattgttgatggtcacagtgaagactcgctggtcaggatcatctctgattgacacgTTACCCTCCTGTGGAGAGTCACTGTGTACTATGGGAGGACATGAACTCCATTGTctccctctgcaccagtatttcacatgagttTTATATCTGTCACCATAAAAACacgggatggtgacagatcctcctctctgtacaggCACCAAGCCcactgtggacacacctgcagggacagtataAAAGTTACCAGGCTGACTAACTCTCATTCCTTACAC
The Paramormyrops kingsleyae isolate MSU_618 chromosome 4, PKINGS_0.4, whole genome shotgun sequence genome window above contains:
- the LOC140588677 gene encoding polymeric immunoglobulin receptor-like isoform X2 translates to MDPLMLLFLLIAGLTDADSVYTVSRVSAWRGGSVTIPCFYDDIFKTHVKYWCRGRQWSSCPPIVHSDSPQEGKVSIRDDPDQQVFTLTINSLTAGDSGTYFCGVNISGGSDVGDHVSLSVTDGVSTVGLVPVQRGGSVTIPCFYGDRYKTHVKYWCRGRQWSSCPPIVHSDSPQEGNVSIRDDPDQRVFTVTINNLTTGDSGYYWCGVEISGGSDVGDQVHLSVIDGSPWLSVDKQVVRGVEGDSISVQCRYKYDYSQRMLCKIGGSCASDRSVSLDGRPVLIRDDTVNGVFSVTMRGLERKDTGWYWCAAGIWQIPVHITVSQTTPTTTSTERGNNDKLRWEQVLDAALKAGTGVLYLICTIIATELHWSSCRKRGSNQREAEGGANKKQGS
- the LOC140588677 gene encoding polymeric immunoglobulin receptor-like isoform X1, with protein sequence MDPLMLLFLLIAGLTDADSVYTVSRVSAWRGGSVTIPCFYDDIFKTHVKYWCRGRQWSSCPPIVHSDSPQEGKVSIRDDPDQQVFTLTINSLTAGDSGTYFCGVNISGGSDVGDHVSLSVTDGVSTVGLVPVQRGGSVTIPCFYGDRYKTHVKYWCRGRQWSSCPPIVHSDSPQEGNVSIRDDPDQRVFTVTINNLTTGDSGYYWCGVEISGGSDVGDQVHLSVIDGSPWLSVDKQVVRGVEGDSISVQCRYKYDYSQRMLCKIGGSCASDRSVSLDGRPVLIRDDTVNGVFSVTMRGLERKDTGWYWCAAGIWQIPVHITVSQTTPTTTSTEQGGNNDKLRWEQVLDAALKAGTGVLYLICTIIATELHWSSCRKRGSNQREAEGGANKKQGS